The Methanoregula sp. UBA64 genome contains the following window.
GGGTATCTTTATACCCTTCACGGTTCGGTTACCTACAACAAAACATATGTAACCGCCTTTCCTCATCACACGGTCTATTTCAATGACACACCGGTTGAAATCCTCGTAGAAACTTAAAACTTCTTGAACTCTCTTGATATCTTTTTCCTTGATTGTGGTAATCGTGTCGGAAAGAGATTCCGATCCTAAGTTGGGGATTGCCGTCTTGCTGGGAATTCCACCCAATGAAACCTTGTCAAGCCTCCGAACTGATTTCTCCTCATACCCTAGAAACTCCAATGAGAGGCGGGAGAATTGACCATAAGCAACTGTAGTATGGCTATCCCCGTAGGGTGGCGATGATACAATAATATCAACGCAATGATCGGGAATACTTGTTCTCTCTCTTGTATCTTCATTCAATAAGACAACCTTGCACTTCTTGGCCTTCTGATTGAACTCCTCAAATTTTTTGACATTCGACCGGAGCTTCTTTGAGAATTCGCTTATAGTGTTCGGATTATGTTTACTCAACGATTTTTCAGACATTCGATATAACTTAAACTCACTATTTCGGGTGTTGGAACACAAACGGACAACTTCAGAGAAAGCAACCTTACAGAAGTCGATAATATCCTGTTGAAGCTCCTTGTTTTCAGTGGAGATACCTTCAATATTATTCTTAATGATGGTTAAATCGATTATTACGTCGGCCTTAAACCAAAAATCAATGTTACGAAAGGTGGGTTTTTCAACAGTAAACCCACCAAAACTCGCGGCTTCTTTATCACTAATACACTTTTGGATTAGATTTTCGGTTTCTTCAACCAGAATTGCCTGATGGATTGGTGTCGCTTTGACTTTTGCGATAAGGCGGGCTAATGGATTGATGTCAATCCCATATGCGATTTCAAAATTATCATGTAGTTTTGCCTCCAGTATTGATGTTCCAGATCCGACGAAGGGATCAAACAATACCTTCGCATTTTTCCCGTACATCTCGATGAGCCGCCTCGCGATTTGAGGGATCATCATGGCAGGGTAGGTGTGGAATCCGTGATTGCTAATCTTGGTATCATCTGTTCGAAAATCCCAGTTTGTATCAATATATTTTATTGGTTCACTCATCTTTTACACCAGTATTGATCATCACGATAACGCGTTTGCCCAATGTTGAGATTGAATATAATCGGCCTTTCCTAGTGTCTTCGTTTAAACATTCGACGAGATTAAAGGTCTTTAAGTCATTAAGATACATACTGACATGATTCAGACGGAGATTGCTTTTTTTTGAGATTTCCGATGGCGTGAGTATTTCGTTATTAATAATTTCGAGGATTTCTTGGCGATGTTTGGATGATTTCACAACGGAGATCCCTTTAATGAGTTCATCGTCCATGAGGTACTAAATACGTATAAACTGATATCAGAGTATAATACACTTTAAGTACAGTTTAACTACATCATAGTTTTTATTCTTTGGGTTTCCAAAAGTCCAAGAGAAACTCCATCGTAGTTCCCAAAGAGATATAGTTGCTCGGCCATCCGAATATTCCTACTTTATTGACGAGATTTCGTTTGTCCCAAATGAAGGTATTCCGAAATTCAAAACCCGCGTTTTGAAGTGCTTCAATAACTACAACATGAGTCGCGTATCGTCTATTCTCTTTCCATAAATCGTTGATATTAACGATACAATGAGAATTGGGCTTCATTAATGGGAATATTCCTTTGTAGATTTTTGTCATCTCTTTCTTGAATTTGACGTGGGACATATGCCCTAAATCGCGCGGGTCATCCGAATATTGTTGAATCGTGTCATAATGTTGATTCTCACGAAGATCACCTCGAATACTTTTATTTTTTCTAGGGTGCGTGAGAAAATCAGGATATGGTGGAGAAGTGATGCTTAGTGCAACAGAGTGTTCAGGAAGATATTCGGAAATTCTTTCGGCGGCGTCAACTATTGGTAATTGCTGTGTTTTGCAGTCCAAGCGTGATTGAGATAATCGGTTTTTACAAATATCAATATATTTAGGCTGAAGATCGAACCCAACAGCGTTCCTTCCTAAATCTTGTGCGGCGACAAGTGTTGACCCCGCTCCAACAAAAGGATCGAGAACTAATTCACCTTGATGTGTTAAAAGCTGAATAAAGTGAGCGGGCAGAGAGATTGGGAACATTGCGGGATGAATTGATTTATCACGGATATCCCGTACTTCGTAATAAAACTCCTTAATTGTAACCATGCCGCGAAGCCAATCTTTTGCTGTGACACAACTAACATGGCTATCAGGACAATTACACGTTTTGGTAAATTCAATGTCCAACATTTTTTATTATTAATTATGATGCCGCCCGTAAAAAATCGATCTGATGGGAGTCTCACTGAAGATAAGGAGTCTACCCTCCACAAGGGGTCTTACAATCCTGTCACTTCTTCCGGTTTGGGTGTTGGGCGGATAAGTAATCGGGTTGCCCGGCTATCACATAAACTTGATTAGCCCTTCCACTAGAATCAACCGTATGTGCGGTCGGTACTCCTTGTTGTGCATCGATAACCTCTGCGGACGGTTCAGAGTGATGGATCCTTCGATCGGGTTCAGGTCTCACTTCAACATTGCGCCAGGAAGTACCAATCCCGTGATCGTTGCTCATGAGCGGGCCGAGGTAGTCTTGATGCAGTGGGGACTCGTTCCCCATTGGGCAAAGGACATTAAGACTTCAAATCGTCCCATCAATGCCCGGGCGGGGAGTCTCGCTGAAAAACCGATGTTCCGCGACCTCTTGCGATCCAAACGCTGTCTCGTGCCCGCGAGCGGGTTCTACGAGTGGAAACTTGATGGAAGACGGAAGATCCCATTCTACATTCATCTCACGGACGATCCGGTCTTTGCCTTTGCAGGTCTCTATGATATTTGGCACAATCCGGCGGGGACACTCCTTCAAACCTACACCATCATCACAACAGCGGCCAACTCATTGATGGCATCTATCCACGACAGAATGCCGGTTATCCTTCGACCTGATGATGAGGTTCGGTGGATATCGCGCGACCCGTTACCCGCTGAAGAGATACATCAAATGCTCGTGCCACGCCCTGTAGGGGATATGGAAGCTTACCCGGTATCTGACCGCGTGAACAGTCCCTCTGTTGATGATAAGATGTTGATTGAACCACTGTCCGGTTTGCGAAACGTGTGACCTGCTCGGCTCTCGACATCTCAATAATCGAAGTAATCTATTGATTCTGCCCCAAAAGAAAGTATTTGATATCCTTAAAGAGAATGTGATTTATGTCACATCTGTTTGATGATGAATCTGGTTCAGACGGCAATTCGTCAAAAGGGGCGTTAAATTATGGCAATTGACTGGTACAACGAGTTTGTCGATACGAATTACGAACCGGCAAAGGACGATCTCGTCTGTCTCTTTTATTTTGAGCCGGCAGAAGGGATCTCGGACAAGGAAGCCGCAGGCCGGATCGCATCCGAAAGTTCGACCGGAACCTGGACAACGCTTGCCACGCTCCCGCCCCGTATGAAGAAACTCGAGGCAAAAGCGTTCGATTTCGACGGGCACTTTGTAAAAGTTGCCTACCCGCTCGCACTCTGGGAGGAAGGAAATGCCGTGCAGCTGATGAGCGGGATCGCGGGAAACATCTTCGGCATGAAGGCGCTCAAAAACCTGCGCCTCATCGATGCAACCCTCCCGTCGGCATACCTTAAGGGTTTCAGGGGGCCGCATTTCGGTATGGACGGGATCCGGAAGATGATGAAGATCCGCGGCCGGCCGCTGACCGGGGCAGTGCCAAAACCCAAGATCGGGTTCTCCGCAAAGGAGCATGCGGAGGTAGGGTACGAGACCTGGATGGGCGGATTCGATTTTGTCAAGGACGACGAGAACCTGACATCGACCTCGTTTAACCGGTTCGAGGACCGGGTGAAGTTCATGACAAAGCTCCGCGACAAAGCGGAGAATGAGACCGGCGAGAAGAAATCCGCGTTTTTGAATATCTCTGCCGATATCGACACGATGAAAGAGCGGGCCGATATGCTCGCGGACTATGGCTGGAACTATGCGATGATCGATGTCGTGGTGGCGGGTACCGCCGGCGTGATGACGATGCGGGACTACTGCTCGGATCTCGGCCTTGCGATCCATGCCCACCGTGCATTCCACTCGGCCTTTGACCGGAACAAGAAGCACGGGATGACGATGTACTTCCTTGCAAAACTCATGCGTCTCATTGGGGTCTCCCAGATCCATACGGGAACTGCGGTGGGCAAACTCACCGGGACAAAGACCGAGTCGCTCCTCCTTGCCGACCTGCTGCGGGAAAAGAAGATCGCAGAAGTCCCGCACCAGTGCCTTGCGCAGGACTGGGGTTCGATTAAAACTGCGTTCCCGGTCTCCTCGGGAGGGCTCCACCCGGGCCTCGTGCCGGATGTGCTCGATATCTACGGGACAGACCTCGTGCTGCTCGTCTCGGGCGGAATCCACGGCCACCCGAAAGGGACCCGGGCCGGGGCAAAGGCAACGATGCAGGCGATCGAGGCATGGCAGGACGGGATTACGCTGGACGAGAAAGCGAAAAAGGCAAAAGAGCTCAAAGAGGCTCTCGCAAAGTGGGGCTACTATAAGCCGAAGTGATCTTTCCTTTTTTTGTTTTTTTCTGAACTCTGTACCTGCACGGTACGCATAATACCCGGGATCATCGGTTCAACAGGAGAATCTTGCGGGTTTTTCTTGAATTTTTTTAAAAAGCTACTATAATATACGATAAATTCCCTGTCGGTCCCCGTGTCTGCCCATTTGTACAGGGCCACATTCACCGGGATTACCCGCATATACCCGAAAGATCGAATGGCAGGATTTAAATATTAAAGTAAGTGAATAGTTTGACTGTACATTGTCATATCCACCGTGGATATGTAGTTGGAGTGATTCTGAAAATGGCATTCACCAAAAAGAATGAAGAAGCAGTATCGCCGGTCATCGGAGTTATCCTGATGGTCGCGATCACCGTTATCCTCGCAGCAGTCATTGCTGCGTTCGTGTTCGGCATGGCAGGTAACATCCAGAAGACCAAGGTCGTTGCGGCAACTGCATCGCGCCTGAACAGCACAGCAGTTACCCTTACCTACCAGGGCGGCCAGGATGCAAACACATTAACAAATATTTCATGGTCCGTTAACGGAGCAGTAGCAAGTCCTGTATGGACTGCAACTCCCGCAGGTGCCTCATTGGATGTTGGACACTCTGGATCAATTTCCGCAGGCAGCCCGGGAACGGCCCATATCATTGGTGTTGCAACCTTCACCGACGGATCGACCCAGGTTATCTACGATAACACACTCTAACCTTTTTTATTTTTTTACCGGTATCTTTCCGGACTCACCGCACGAAGGGGAGAATTAACGGAGCAGCCTCGATGCCCGGATATTCACGGCAAATCCGATACCCTCATATCCCGACCGGTACAGTAATTACCCCATGGATTATGCGCATGATTCCCGCCTGCCCGTGCTGGTTCAGTCGGCCCTGTTTTTTATCCCGGTCAATATCTATGTAATCGGCGACTGGCTCGCCCGCGGCCTGCAATGGAGTACGTTCCGGTACCAGCAGAGCGACATGGGATCCAGTCTCATTGGTTTTTCAAAAGATCTCACGTACCTTCAGGAAAATATCCTGAAAGGGAGCAGCGCCCTTGCAGCGGAGTGCAACCTCGTTGCATCAGCTCTGATGATCCTCACATTTTTCATTCTCGTCTTTGCACTTACAGACAAACCGGGATGCTGGATAAAATACGGGGCGCTGTGTTCGATCTGCGGGGGAATTTTTTTCCTGGCAGCGGATATCGTCCAGTACGGTATTTTTCTTAACGGAGCCTCGGGATTTGTCATCCCCATAGGTGTTCCCATCATCCTTGTTGCCGGCATCTGGATGTACCGGACGGATTTTAAAAATTCCGGCACCGGGGGATCTGCTGAGGCAGTCACAAAATAAAACGAACAACCGGGTGACAGGCCCTGCTGCTTCAGATAAACGAATCGAAGCAGATTATTCCTGACAGGACCAGGTATTTTTTTACTTTTTTCTGCCGGAGCCGGGATTTTTTTTATAGGTCTTTTGTCGTACCGTCAGCCTCCCGACCACAAACACTTCAACCCATTGCCTCCAAACCGGCCCGTATGACCCGGGGGCAGAAGCCGGTAGCGATGATTGGCGAAGCCAAAAAATTCGCAGAGCAGATGGGGTACCGCTGGCAGGAGAACACACAAGCTGATCTTGGGTACGACCTCTTCATCTTCAAACCGGAGACAGCCTGTATTGTCCGGGTCCGGCAGACCCGGTACCGGATCGATCCGGAAAATTGCTACGAAGACCTGTTACACGACGATCTGCGTGTAATGAGGGGACTGCCCTTCCCGCACTGGTTCCCAAAAGAGATCTGGATCCGCACGCAGCACGAGCGGAACTGGCGCCGGCTCCGGGTGTACAAGGAGATCGTGTCCGAGATCGAATGGTGGCAGCCGGACGGGTACACCAATCCCTATGCCAGGCAGGCCCCCTATACGAAAAGAGGGGAGTAGCCGGACATACGGTCCCCTGAGATCGTTTCTCCGACGTAAGACACTCCCGGGCCGGATCAGGCCCTGGAAGTTCCAGTGGAAATGGTGCCAATCCACTCCACGATTTTTGTTTTATTTAGGTATTTTTTGAAATAAACCGATTATAGGGAAAATTGACCGTGCAATTTAGCAGCGTTCTTTTGGCCGCGAAAAACCGGATGTCTCACTGGCCAGAAAGAGATCCGGTGAGGCTGGAAACCGCATTACGAGCCGAAAATAAGGGGGGTCTTTTCCCGGGGAAAATGCACCTGTTTTTACCGGAAATGTTACGTGATCTCAGGTTCCGTGCCTTACGGGAGCGTCCTGCGGGCATCCGGGTAACGGGATCATCCCCGCCGCCACGTTAATCCGGAAACGGACCCCCCGGAGGAGACCGATACCGGAGTATTTCATATGCCGGATTTCCACCGGAATTACCGGGCCTCCCCAAATACATATCAGAACCCGGACGCGAATATACCGGCACGCATGAGCGGCAGTTCGCGGTTCCCCGAGATCGATCTTCTCCGGGGCATTGCTATCGTGATGATGGTGATCTTCCATTCGGTCTTTGACTGTTCGTTCTTCCGGATCGCTCCCGTTGTGGTCGATACCGGGTTCTGGCGGTACTTTGCCTATGCCACTGCCTCGCTCTTCCTCCTGGTGGCCGGCATCTCGCTTGCAATCAGCCACGCCCGCTCAGCACGCCATCTCTCGGGCTGGCCGCTCACCAGGAAATTCCTGATCCGCGGCGCCGGCATCTTTGCCTGCGGACTTCTTGTTACCATAGCGACCTGGTGGTACCTGCAGGAGGGATTCGTTATCTTCGGCATCCTGCACCTGATCGGGGTCTCGATCATGCTCTCGCCGCTCTTTTTCCGGTTCCGGAAATGGAACGCAGCGATCGGGATCGTTTTTATTCTTCTCGGCTGGTTCCTTGCCACTATCCCCGGCCCGGCGGCCCTGCTCGTCTTTGGTATCCACCCGCTCGCGTTCTGGAGCGTGGACTATACCCCGATCTTCCCCTGGATGGGCCTGGTCCTGATCGGCATGGCCATCGGTGAGTTTGCCTATCCCGATGGGGAACGGGCGTGGACAATGCCCCGGCTCCCGGACCGGGCAGTCTCGCTGCTTGCGTTCCTGGGCCGGCACTCGCTCGTGATTTATCTCGTGCACCAGCCGCTGATCCTCCTCGTGTTGTATCTTGTAACCGGCGCGCCGGTCTTCTAAAGCGCACCGGCAGGTACCGGTCCCGGGCGGGAACCACACGGGATCCGGATCGATCGTTTTTCTCCTCATTTTCCAAATTTTGGATCATTTTTTCGAAAAAAATGCAGGGAACTCCAGCAAAAATGCAGGAAAAATGTTGAAAAAACCTGACATTTCACAATAAAATAAGAGCGTTTATAAAGAACGGCAGGAAAATTCCTCTTGTTTGAGCACTGTTCTCAAACCGTTTCAGGGTCACGATTCCTGCACCCGATTCAGGCGGTGCACGCGGGTCCTCTTACGAACATATCCACTCACGTTTGTGAGGAGTGAATTCATGAGCAATTTACGACAACCCAATGCAAACGAGGCAACGGGTACGGTCAACCGCTCGCGGAACGTTGTTCCGTGTTCCGGTATCTGTACCCGCTGCATGGACGGCTGCAAGGGCAGTTGCGAGATCTGGCTTTCGTCATTCAGGGGCAGGGAGGTTCTCTATCCCGGCCCGTTTGGCGCGATCACCGCAGGTGCCGACAAGAACTATCCCGTCGATTACTCCCACCTCAACATCCAGGGCTATGCCGTGGGGGCACGCGGGCTTCCCAAAGGAACAAATGCCAGTCCCGATACAGCGGTCTTCTCAACCGTGGATACCGAGACCGAGTACGGATGGGACAAGAAAGTAAAGATGAAACTCCCGATCTTTACCGGGGCGCTCGGATCCACGGAGATCGCACGGGCCAACTGGGAACACTTCGCGGTCGGCGCTGCCATCTCCGGCATCACGCTCGTCTGCGGGGAAAATGTCTGCGGGATCGACCCGGGCCTCAAACGCGACAAGAACGGCAAGGTCACGCTCTCGCCCGAGATGGACCGCCGGATCACCACCTACCAGAAATTCCAGAAGGGCTACGGGGAAATTCTCGTCCAGATGAATGTCGAAGACACCCGGCTTGGAACCGCGGAGTACGTCTCGGCAAAACACAACCTGGACACCATCGAGCTCAAGTGGGGCCAGGGTGCAAAATGCATCGGCGGCGAAATCAAGGTCACCTCGCTCGAACGGGCCATCGAGTTAAAAAAACGGGGCTACATTGTCCTCCCGGACCCGACATTAAAGGAGAACCAGGCCGCATTTAAGGCCGGCGCAATACGGGAATTCGAGCGCCACTCCCGGCTCGGTTTTGTCACAAAAGAGGGGTTCCTCGAAGAGATCGACCGGCTCCGCGATATCGGTTTTAAGCGCGTGACGCTCAAGACCGGCGCGTACTCCATGGTCGAGCTCGCAATGGCGCTGCGCTACTGCTCCGAAGCAAAGATCGACCTGTTGACCATCGATGGCGCACCCGGCGGGACCGGCATGAGCCCGTGGCCGATGATGAACGAATGGGGCATCCCGACCTTCTACCTCCAGTCGCTCACCTACGAATTCTGCCAGAAACTGGAGAAGAAAGGGATGCGGGTCCCGGACCTCGCCATGGCCGGCGGGTTCTCGGACGAACCCGGCGTGTTCAAGGCCCTTGCGATGGGCAGCCCGTACTTCAAGGCAGTCTGCATGGGCAGGGGACTTATGATCCCCGGCATGGTGGGCAAGAATATCGAGAAGTGGCTTGCCGCCGGCGACCTGCCCAAGTCGGTCTCCCGGTACGGCAGCACCAAAGAAGAGATCTTTGTCTGCTACGAGGAACTCAAGGAAAAATACGGCGCAAAGATCGCGCAGATCCCGATGGGCGCCGTGGGCATCTACACCTATGCGCAGAAGTTTAAGACCGGTCTCCAGCAGATCATGGCAGGCAGCCGTAACTTCCGGCTCTCGACCATGTCCCGCGGGGACGTAATGGCTTTGACCGAAGAGGCCTCCGAGATCTCGGGGATCCCGTACGTCATGGAAGCCCGGTACGACGAGGCGATGGCCGCACTGCTCGACTGAAATTATAAAACAGGATACGTCCCGGCATTCCCTGGTTGGACGGGGAGTGCCCCTTTTTTTATGCCCGGGGTTTGCACAACCTCATCCGGGGTTTTCTTACGTTTTATCCGGTTCCTTTTCTGAAAAGGTCTTGAGGATATCTAACGAGATCTTTGTCCCAAGCGATGGCTGGAGGGACTCGATCCACAGGAAAAACCCTACCCGCGAGGGGGTCGGCCGTTCGAACCGGAAATGGCCGTCCTTTGTCTGGATCATCTTGAGGAACTCACGTTTCTGCCGGGACCGGAGATAGATGATCAGTTCGTA
Protein-coding sequences here:
- a CDS encoding DNA methyltransferase, with the protein product MSEPIKYIDTNWDFRTDDTKISNHGFHTYPAMMIPQIARRLIEMYGKNAKVLFDPFVGSGTSILEAKLHDNFEIAYGIDINPLARLIAKVKATPIHQAILVEETENLIQKCISDKEAASFGGFTVEKPTFRNIDFWFKADVIIDLTIIKNNIEGISTENKELQQDIIDFCKVAFSEVVRLCSNTRNSEFKLYRMSEKSLSKHNPNTISEFSKKLRSNVKKFEEFNQKAKKCKVVLLNEDTRERTSIPDHCVDIIVSSPPYGDSHTTVAYGQFSRLSLEFLGYEEKSVRRLDKVSLGGIPSKTAIPNLGSESLSDTITTIKEKDIKRVQEVLSFYEDFNRCVIEIDRVMRKGGYICFVVGNRTVKGIKIPTDEIIVELFRSQNKYKHHKTIIRNIPNKRMPSKNSPTNVVGKLESTMNEEYIVILEKMS
- a CDS encoding winged helix-turn-helix domain-containing protein; amino-acid sequence: MDDELIKGISVVKSSKHRQEILEIINNEILTPSEISKKSNLRLNHVSMYLNDLKTFNLVECLNEDTRKGRLYSISTLGKRVIVMINTGVKDE
- a CDS encoding DNA methyltransferase, producing the protein MLDIEFTKTCNCPDSHVSCVTAKDWLRGMVTIKEFYYEVRDIRDKSIHPAMFPISLPAHFIQLLTHQGELVLDPFVGAGSTLVAAQDLGRNAVGFDLQPKYIDICKNRLSQSRLDCKTQQLPIVDAAERISEYLPEHSVALSITSPPYPDFLTHPRKNKSIRGDLRENQHYDTIQQYSDDPRDLGHMSHVKFKKEMTKIYKGIFPLMKPNSHCIVNINDLWKENRRYATHVVVIEALQNAGFEFRNTFIWDKRNLVNKVGIFGWPSNYISLGTTMEFLLDFWKPKE
- a CDS encoding SOS response-associated peptidase; translation: MCGRYSLLCIDNLCGRFRVMDPSIGFRSHFNIAPGSTNPVIVAHERAEVVLMQWGLVPHWAKDIKTSNRPINARAGSLAEKPMFRDLLRSKRCLVPASGFYEWKLDGRRKIPFYIHLTDDPVFAFAGLYDIWHNPAGTLLQTYTIITTAANSLMASIHDRMPVILRPDDEVRWISRDPLPAEEIHQMLVPRPVGDMEAYPVSDRVNSPSVDDKMLIEPLSGLRNV
- the rbcL gene encoding type III ribulose-bisphosphate carboxylase, with the translated sequence MAIDWYNEFVDTNYEPAKDDLVCLFYFEPAEGISDKEAAGRIASESSTGTWTTLATLPPRMKKLEAKAFDFDGHFVKVAYPLALWEEGNAVQLMSGIAGNIFGMKALKNLRLIDATLPSAYLKGFRGPHFGMDGIRKMMKIRGRPLTGAVPKPKIGFSAKEHAEVGYETWMGGFDFVKDDENLTSTSFNRFEDRVKFMTKLRDKAENETGEKKSAFLNISADIDTMKERADMLADYGWNYAMIDVVVAGTAGVMTMRDYCSDLGLAIHAHRAFHSAFDRNKKHGMTMYFLAKLMRLIGVSQIHTGTAVGKLTGTKTESLLLADLLREKKIAEVPHQCLAQDWGSIKTAFPVSSGGLHPGLVPDVLDIYGTDLVLLVSGGIHGHPKGTRAGAKATMQAIEAWQDGITLDEKAKKAKELKEALAKWGYYKPK
- a CDS encoding type IV pilin N-terminal domain-containing protein, whose translation is MAFTKKNEEAVSPVIGVILMVAITVILAAVIAAFVFGMAGNIQKTKVVAATASRLNSTAVTLTYQGGQDANTLTNISWSVNGAVASPVWTATPAGASLDVGHSGSISAGSPGTAHIIGVATFTDGSTQVIYDNTL
- a CDS encoding heparan-alpha-glucosaminide N-acetyltransferase; translation: MSGSSRFPEIDLLRGIAIVMMVIFHSVFDCSFFRIAPVVVDTGFWRYFAYATASLFLLVAGISLAISHARSARHLSGWPLTRKFLIRGAGIFACGLLVTIATWWYLQEGFVIFGILHLIGVSIMLSPLFFRFRKWNAAIGIVFILLGWFLATIPGPAALLVFGIHPLAFWSVDYTPIFPWMGLVLIGMAIGEFAYPDGERAWTMPRLPDRAVSLLAFLGRHSLVIYLVHQPLILLVLYLVTGAPVF
- a CDS encoding FMN-binding glutamate synthase family protein, with the protein product MSNLRQPNANEATGTVNRSRNVVPCSGICTRCMDGCKGSCEIWLSSFRGREVLYPGPFGAITAGADKNYPVDYSHLNIQGYAVGARGLPKGTNASPDTAVFSTVDTETEYGWDKKVKMKLPIFTGALGSTEIARANWEHFAVGAAISGITLVCGENVCGIDPGLKRDKNGKVTLSPEMDRRITTYQKFQKGYGEILVQMNVEDTRLGTAEYVSAKHNLDTIELKWGQGAKCIGGEIKVTSLERAIELKKRGYIVLPDPTLKENQAAFKAGAIREFERHSRLGFVTKEGFLEEIDRLRDIGFKRVTLKTGAYSMVELAMALRYCSEAKIDLLTIDGAPGGTGMSPWPMMNEWGIPTFYLQSLTYEFCQKLEKKGMRVPDLAMAGGFSDEPGVFKALAMGSPYFKAVCMGRGLMIPGMVGKNIEKWLAAGDLPKSVSRYGSTKEEIFVCYEELKEKYGAKIAQIPMGAVGIYTYAQKFKTGLQQIMAGSRNFRLSTMSRGDVMALTEEASEISGIPYVMEARYDEAMAALLD